From Deinococcus yavapaiensis KR-236, a single genomic window includes:
- a CDS encoding SpoIIE family protein phosphatase, with the protein MSDPIPGAAVTSHEHFEVLKVPGTLDALDDLAAFVLRAADVANLDKKAAYRLRLAVDEIATNIVTHGYDEAGLNGDITISARLAPHALTVTLEDEAVPYDPLKTTMPDDLAAPLHERDIGGLGVYLTLRGVDEFRYEFVEGRNRNIFVMNCGPQSVTPEVSTRGPSVLLYEGKMSSAALSAALKGCGYAVFGATSPSEARPLLEAGEIEVLIVPDDIDPREAEDLIGGLSALPLGAKPFVLAYATRPDQLNAVRALLGLGAQDYLAGSIEPDLVRVRVEHARERKRLTEHQEDVTKKAALLLIERDVQIGRDIQLSFLPETLPQPSGWELTAFFRPAREVAGDFYDAFELINGRRLAFLIADVCDKGVGAALFMALFRTLVRSNAQQNVSLSWMGKNTSITENRDWLRGDPERRRQSLPSIGTGPLMHAIESTNNYITENHGLTGYFATMFMGLLDPQSGNLIYINAGHNPPVLIRANGERELLKPTGPAVGILPGANFTIQQANLLPGDTLFLHTDGVTDAKDITGRFFTEKRLYGLLQTPAPTARGSIERVRDELLTHIGAAAQFDDITMMCLRRDGDARPSSA; encoded by the coding sequence ATGAGCGACCCTATTCCAGGCGCGGCCGTCACATCCCACGAGCACTTCGAGGTCTTGAAGGTCCCGGGCACGCTCGACGCCCTCGACGACCTCGCGGCGTTCGTGCTGCGTGCCGCCGACGTCGCCAACCTCGACAAGAAGGCCGCGTACCGCCTTCGCCTCGCCGTGGACGAAATCGCGACGAACATCGTCACGCACGGCTACGACGAGGCGGGCTTAAACGGCGACATCACGATCAGCGCGCGCCTCGCTCCGCACGCCCTCACCGTCACCCTCGAAGACGAGGCGGTGCCGTACGATCCTCTCAAGACGACGATGCCCGACGACCTCGCCGCGCCCCTGCACGAGCGTGACATCGGCGGGCTCGGCGTCTACCTCACGCTCCGCGGCGTCGACGAATTTCGCTACGAGTTCGTGGAGGGCCGCAACCGCAACATCTTCGTGATGAACTGCGGTCCACAAAGCGTCACGCCGGAGGTGAGCACCCGCGGCCCGAGCGTGCTGCTGTACGAAGGCAAGATGAGCAGCGCCGCTCTCAGCGCGGCCCTCAAAGGCTGCGGGTACGCGGTGTTCGGCGCGACCAGCCCGAGCGAGGCGCGTCCGCTTCTGGAGGCGGGCGAAATCGAGGTCCTGATCGTTCCCGACGACATCGACCCCAGGGAAGCCGAGGACTTGATCGGCGGCTTGTCGGCGCTGCCGCTCGGCGCGAAGCCCTTCGTTCTCGCGTACGCCACGCGCCCCGACCAGCTCAACGCCGTGCGCGCCTTGCTGGGCCTAGGCGCGCAAGATTACCTCGCGGGCTCTATCGAACCTGACCTCGTGCGGGTGCGCGTCGAGCATGCCCGCGAACGCAAGCGCCTCACCGAGCACCAAGAGGACGTCACGAAGAAGGCGGCCTTGCTGCTGATCGAGCGTGACGTGCAGATCGGGCGCGACATCCAGCTCTCGTTTCTGCCCGAGACGCTACCGCAACCGAGCGGCTGGGAGCTCACCGCGTTCTTCCGGCCCGCGCGCGAAGTCGCCGGGGACTTCTACGACGCGTTCGAACTCATCAACGGACGCCGCCTCGCCTTCTTGATCGCCGACGTGTGCGACAAGGGCGTCGGCGCGGCCCTGTTCATGGCGCTGTTTCGCACGCTCGTTCGCTCGAACGCGCAGCAGAACGTGTCGTTGAGCTGGATGGGCAAGAACACGTCGATCACCGAGAACCGTGATTGGCTGCGCGGCGATCCAGAACGGCGCCGTCAAAGCCTTCCGAGCATCGGCACGGGTCCTCTCATGCACGCCATCGAGAGCACCAACAATTACATCACCGAGAACCACGGCCTCACCGGGTACTTCGCGACGATGTTCATGGGCCTGCTCGATCCGCAAAGCGGCAACCTCATCTACATCAACGCGGGACACAACCCGCCCGTCCTTATCCGCGCCAACGGCGAGCGTGAGCTGTTGAAGCCCACCGGGCCCGCCGTCGGCATCCTGCCCGGCGCCAACTTCACGATTCAACAGGCGAATTTGCTGCCGGGAGACACGCTCTTCTTGCACACCGACGGCGTCACAGACGCCAAAGACATCACGGGCCGCTTCTTCACGGAAAAGCGCCTGTACGGCTTGCTGCAAACGCCCGCGCCCACCGCGCGCGGCAGCATCGAGCGAGTTCGCGACGAGTTGCTGACGCACATCGGTGCGGCCGCGCAGTTCGACGACATCACCATGATGTGCCTGCGTCGCGACGGCGACGCTCGACCAAGCTCAGCGTAA
- a CDS encoding STAS domain-containing protein, with protein sequence MAFDAQLDTTSQSGTAIITLTGQLDAASAPVFRTAIENAAGAHPSKLVLMMSALDYMASAGLRALVFAKQKMGASTDIYVIGAQESVAETIEMTGFHHSVVMQAEYQPA encoded by the coding sequence ATGGCTTTCGACGCTCAACTCGATACGACCTCGCAATCCGGTACCGCCATCATCACCCTCACGGGACAACTCGACGCGGCGAGCGCCCCGGTCTTCCGCACGGCCATCGAAAACGCGGCGGGCGCGCACCCGTCGAAGCTCGTCTTGATGATGAGCGCCCTCGACTACATGGCGTCGGCAGGCTTGCGCGCCCTCGTGTTCGCGAAGCAGAAGATGGGCGCGAGCACCGACATCTACGTCATCGGCGCGCAGGAAAGCGTCGCCGAGACGATCGAAATGACGGGCTTTCATCACAGTGTCGTGATGCAAGCCGAGTACCAGCCTGCCTAA
- the glgX gene encoding glycogen debranching protein GlgX, whose translation MTAPKGQTSAESGAASLRIDFYPTHEHEQDGVTYRLRSGRPFPFGATLVPNGVNFSIYSSHASNCTLVLFDKGAPEPKAEIPFPEEFKIGDVFAMVVFDLDVETLEYGYRMDGPFDPARGLRFDPTKVLMDPYAKAVGGRDVWGEVPDWNDPFPHRSRLAFDDFDWEGDRPLQIPNEDLVVYEMHVRGFTKSASSGVRFPGTFAGLREKIPYLQALGVNCVELMPIFEFDEFEHSHTDPETGEVNHLNYWGYSTVNFFAPKSGYAATGRLGMQVDELKQLVKDLHKAGIEVMLDVVFNHTAEGDHRGPTISFRGLDNSVYYMLTPEGYYFNFSGTGNTLNCNHPVVRNMVLDCLRYWASEFHIDGFRFDLAAILGRAADGTPLSNPPLLEALAHDPILAKCKLVAEAWDAGGLYQVGSFPAYNRWAEWNGKYRDTVRRFIKGDEGVVADLATRIAGSPDLYSSRGATASINFVTAHDGFTLHDMVSYNDKHNEANGEDNRDGANDNNSWNHGVEGETSDEAILALRERQIKNAAVLLMTSQGVPMMLMGDEVGRTQHGNNNTYCHDNDLSWFDWSLTETNAGLLRFWQHLVALRHAHPVLRNRYHHSGFDYVGSGVPDLSWHGVRAWRPDWSPASRTLAFMLDGRHARGGTVTDDTLYVALNSSWEANGFELPTLPEGHAWYVAANTSMPSPHDIHAPGEEVRLSDQSHVLLGSRSAMILLGKPDSLSNDPQGD comes from the coding sequence ATGACCGCGCCGAAAGGTCAGACGTCCGCCGAAAGCGGAGCGGCGAGCTTGCGCATCGACTTCTACCCGACGCACGAGCACGAACAAGACGGCGTCACGTACCGATTGCGTTCGGGACGGCCCTTTCCCTTCGGAGCCACGCTCGTTCCGAACGGCGTGAACTTCAGCATCTACTCCAGCCACGCGTCGAACTGCACGCTCGTCCTCTTCGACAAGGGCGCGCCCGAACCCAAGGCGGAAATTCCGTTTCCCGAGGAATTCAAGATCGGCGACGTGTTCGCGATGGTCGTGTTCGATCTCGACGTGGAAACGCTGGAGTACGGCTACCGAATGGACGGCCCGTTCGATCCGGCGCGCGGCTTGCGCTTCGATCCGACGAAAGTCCTGATGGACCCCTACGCGAAAGCGGTCGGGGGACGCGACGTGTGGGGCGAAGTGCCGGATTGGAACGATCCCTTTCCGCATCGCTCGCGCCTCGCCTTCGACGACTTCGACTGGGAAGGCGACCGCCCCCTGCAAATTCCGAACGAGGACCTCGTCGTGTACGAGATGCACGTGCGGGGCTTCACGAAATCCGCGTCGAGCGGCGTGCGCTTTCCCGGCACGTTCGCCGGATTGCGCGAAAAGATTCCTTACCTCCAAGCGCTCGGCGTGAACTGCGTGGAACTCATGCCGATCTTCGAGTTTGACGAGTTCGAGCACTCGCACACCGACCCCGAGACGGGCGAGGTGAATCACCTCAACTACTGGGGATACTCGACCGTCAACTTCTTCGCGCCGAAGTCGGGCTATGCGGCCACCGGACGTCTCGGCATGCAAGTCGACGAGCTCAAGCAACTCGTCAAGGACCTTCACAAGGCGGGCATCGAGGTGATGCTGGACGTCGTGTTCAACCACACGGCCGAAGGCGACCACCGCGGCCCGACGATTTCCTTTCGGGGCCTCGACAACTCCGTGTACTACATGCTCACGCCCGAGGGGTACTACTTCAACTTCTCCGGCACAGGCAACACGCTGAACTGCAACCATCCCGTCGTGCGCAACATGGTCCTCGATTGCCTGCGCTACTGGGCGTCCGAGTTCCACATCGACGGCTTCCGCTTCGATCTCGCCGCGATTTTGGGCCGCGCCGCCGACGGCACGCCGCTGTCCAACCCGCCCCTTTTGGAGGCGCTCGCGCACGACCCGATCCTCGCGAAGTGCAAGCTCGTCGCCGAGGCGTGGGACGCGGGCGGCTTGTACCAAGTCGGCAGCTTTCCGGCGTACAACCGCTGGGCGGAATGGAACGGCAAGTACCGCGACACGGTGCGCCGCTTCATCAAGGGCGACGAGGGCGTCGTGGCGGACCTCGCCACGCGAATCGCCGGATCGCCCGACCTCTACTCTTCGCGCGGCGCGACGGCGTCCATCAACTTCGTCACGGCGCACGACGGCTTCACCTTGCACGACATGGTGTCGTACAACGACAAGCACAACGAGGCCAACGGCGAGGACAACCGCGACGGCGCGAACGACAACAACTCGTGGAACCACGGCGTGGAAGGGGAGACGAGCGACGAGGCGATCCTCGCCTTGCGCGAACGGCAGATCAAAAACGCCGCCGTGCTCCTGATGACGTCGCAGGGCGTGCCGATGATGCTGATGGGCGACGAGGTCGGACGCACCCAGCACGGCAACAACAACACGTACTGCCACGACAACGACCTCTCGTGGTTCGACTGGTCGCTCACCGAGACCAACGCGGGTCTGCTGCGCTTTTGGCAGCACCTCGTCGCGCTTCGCCACGCCCATCCCGTGCTGCGCAACCGCTACCACCACAGCGGCTTCGACTACGTCGGAAGCGGCGTTCCCGACCTCTCGTGGCACGGCGTTCGCGCTTGGCGGCCCGACTGGTCGCCCGCGAGCAGAACTTTGGCGTTCATGCTCGACGGCCGTCACGCCCGGGGAGGCACGGTGACCGACGATACCTTGTACGTCGCCCTCAACTCGTCGTGGGAAGCGAACGGCTTCGAACTGCCGACTCTGCCCGAAGGGCACGCGTGGTACGTGGCCGCCAACACGTCCATGCCGAGTCCGCACGACATTCACGCGCCCGGCGAGGAAGTTCGCCTCTCGGACCAATCGCACGTCCTGCTGGGCTCGCGCTCGGCGATGATCCTGCTCGGCAAACCCGACTCTCTCTCGAACGACCCTCAAGGAGACTGA
- a CDS encoding anti-sigma factor antagonist (This anti-anti-sigma factor, or anti-sigma factor antagonist, belongs to a family that includes characterized members SpoIIAA, RsbV, RsfA, and RsfB.) produces MDVSNETRQGVTVVTLDGDIDGKNAGTTQANVLPLIPQDGKLLLDMTKVGYMSSAGLRMLLLLYRQALGKGSSVALVGLSEEIRDTMSATGFLDHFKVASSVDEGVAALSS; encoded by the coding sequence ATGGACGTTTCCAACGAAACCAGACAAGGTGTGACCGTCGTGACGCTCGACGGAGACATCGACGGAAAGAACGCGGGAACCACGCAAGCGAACGTGCTGCCGCTCATTCCGCAAGACGGCAAATTGCTGCTCGACATGACGAAGGTCGGATACATGTCGAGCGCGGGCCTGCGCATGCTGCTGCTGCTGTACCGCCAAGCGCTCGGCAAGGGCAGCTCGGTCGCCCTCGTGGGCTTGAGCGAAGAAATTCGCGACACGATGAGCGCGACGGGCTTTCTCGATCACTTCAAGGTCGCGTCGAGTGTGGACGAGGGCGTGGCCGCCCTGTCGTCATGA
- a CDS encoding AGE family epimerase/isomerase has translation MTQTSVNVDVQQGRHVNTISFTFSDSIAGYVTNFDEAGRTFGLRTSDGRQFEVKLKGNTYAYVMRNLGEPYLDATGSVFSMLTEDRFIYAYGVYYPEGGAFTFEAQFLVFVGRKPDEFRFETQNWWVEQLRQIAKFYRKAQFGTDEIDFKNYRTIINLSGERQRDNYVQETDTISRLVYGYASAYLLTGDEEFLEIAEKGTKYLRDHMRFYDRDENIAYWYHGINVQGEREKKLFTSEFSDDYDAIPAYEQIYALAGPIQTYRVNGDPRILKDAELTIDLFDRFFLDKEKGGYFSHLDPITLDPQSDAIGENKGKKNWNSVGDHAPAYLINLVLATGDERYTKMLESTFDTIAKYFPNYEESPFVQEKFLTDWSHDRTHMWQQNRGVVGHNLKIAWNLTRMYGMAPKPEYEALARRIASEMPKVGMDTQHGGWYDVMERMRDEGNERHRFAFHDRKAWWQQEQGILAYLIMKGVFGDDEYLKLARESQSFYNAWFLDHDDGAVYFNTFANGMPYLLGTERFKGSHSMSMYHSSELCYLSAIYNNLLIFSKPMDFYFKPIPGGFKDNILRVSPDILPPGTIRITAVEIDGVPYENFDAQALTVTLPQTEERVKVKVTITPR, from the coding sequence ATGACCCAGACCAGCGTCAACGTCGACGTCCAGCAAGGCCGGCACGTCAACACCATCTCCTTCACCTTCTCCGACTCGATCGCCGGATACGTCACGAACTTCGACGAAGCGGGACGCACCTTCGGCCTGCGCACCTCCGACGGACGCCAATTCGAGGTGAAGCTCAAGGGCAACACCTACGCGTATGTCATGCGCAACCTCGGCGAACCGTACCTGGACGCCACCGGAAGCGTCTTCTCGATGCTCACCGAGGACCGCTTCATCTACGCGTACGGCGTGTACTACCCCGAGGGCGGCGCCTTCACGTTCGAAGCGCAGTTTCTGGTGTTCGTGGGCCGCAAGCCCGACGAGTTCCGCTTCGAAACGCAAAACTGGTGGGTGGAGCAACTGCGGCAAATCGCCAAGTTCTACCGCAAGGCGCAGTTCGGCACCGACGAGATCGACTTCAAGAACTACCGCACGATCATCAACCTCTCGGGCGAGCGTCAGCGCGACAATTACGTGCAGGAAACCGACACCATCTCGCGTCTCGTGTACGGCTACGCGTCGGCGTACCTGCTGACGGGCGACGAGGAGTTCTTGGAGATCGCCGAGAAGGGCACGAAGTACCTGCGCGACCACATGCGCTTCTACGACCGCGACGAGAACATCGCCTACTGGTACCACGGCATCAACGTGCAGGGCGAGCGCGAGAAGAAGTTGTTCACGTCCGAGTTCAGCGACGACTACGACGCGATTCCGGCTTACGAGCAGATCTACGCGCTCGCGGGCCCCATCCAGACGTACCGCGTGAACGGCGATCCGCGCATTCTCAAGGACGCCGAGCTTACCATCGACTTGTTCGATCGCTTCTTCCTCGACAAGGAAAAGGGCGGCTACTTCAGCCACCTCGATCCGATCACGCTCGATCCTCAAAGCGACGCGATCGGCGAGAACAAGGGCAAGAAGAACTGGAACTCGGTCGGCGACCACGCGCCCGCGTACCTTATCAACCTCGTGCTCGCCACCGGCGACGAGCGCTACACGAAGATGCTCGAAAGCACCTTCGACACCATCGCCAAATACTTCCCGAACTACGAAGAGTCGCCCTTCGTGCAAGAGAAGTTTCTGACCGACTGGTCGCACGACCGCACGCACATGTGGCAGCAAAACCGCGGTGTCGTCGGGCACAACCTCAAAATCGCTTGGAACTTGACGCGCATGTACGGCATGGCCCCGAAGCCCGAGTACGAGGCCCTCGCCCGCCGCATCGCGAGCGAAATGCCGAAGGTCGGGATGGACACGCAGCACGGCGGTTGGTACGACGTCATGGAGCGCATGCGTGACGAAGGCAACGAACGCCACCGCTTCGCCTTCCACGACCGCAAGGCGTGGTGGCAGCAAGAGCAGGGCATCCTCGCGTACCTCATCATGAAAGGTGTGTTCGGCGACGACGAGTACCTCAAGCTCGCGCGTGAATCGCAGTCGTTCTACAACGCGTGGTTCCTCGATCACGACGACGGAGCGGTGTACTTCAACACCTTCGCCAACGGCATGCCGTACCTGCTCGGAACGGAGCGCTTCAAGGGCAGCCACTCGATGAGCATGTACCACTCGTCGGAACTGTGCTACCTCTCGGCGATCTACAACAACTTGCTGATCTTCAGCAAGCCGATGGACTTCTACTTCAAGCCCATCCCGGGCGGCTTCAAGGACAACATCTTGCGCGTGTCGCCCGACATCCTGCCGCCGGGCACCATCAGGATCACCGCCGTGGAGATCGACGGCGTGCCTTACGAGAACTTCGACGCGCAAGCTCTCACCGTCACGCTTCCCCAAACCGAGGAGCGCGTGAAGGTGAAAGTCACGATCACGCCTCGCTGA
- a CDS encoding VOC family protein, translated as MKFSHVALNCANPRATADFYVSFFGFSLSRVFDLGEGKQLIFLRNGDALLELFQAEGVGEPLQNDGPAERGVLRHLAFQVDDVDATLTKLGSHAPVTLGPVDFDAFIPGWRTVWVRDPDGNIVEISQGYTDDPKLLQETLTGDTA; from the coding sequence GTGAAGTTCTCGCACGTCGCCCTCAACTGTGCCAATCCGCGTGCGACCGCCGACTTCTACGTGAGCTTCTTCGGCTTTTCGTTGTCGCGCGTGTTCGACCTCGGCGAAGGCAAGCAACTGATCTTCTTGCGCAACGGCGACGCCCTGCTCGAACTTTTCCAAGCCGAAGGTGTCGGGGAGCCGCTGCAAAACGACGGTCCCGCCGAACGCGGCGTGCTGCGGCACCTCGCGTTTCAAGTCGACGACGTGGACGCCACGCTCACGAAGCTCGGTTCGCACGCGCCCGTCACGCTCGGCCCGGTGGACTTCGACGCTTTCATTCCCGGCTGGCGCACCGTGTGGGTGCGCGATCCGGACGGCAACATCGTCGAGATCAGCCAAGGGTACACCGACGATCCGAAACTGCTGCAAGAAACCCTGACAGGAGACACCGCATGA
- a CDS encoding DJ-1/PfpI family protein produces MPEPRLTGKKIAILMESDFYEPEILYYKSRFAEEGAEVHFVTRLWGQPGLTFQGHEHRMPFYVDKSFEDMSDEDLRSYAAVIVPAGFVSDRLRYTPDVTQPSPAVAFLRRAFAEPSIVKGVICHGLWLVAWAPDLVRGRRLTTHNNLFADAMNMGALYENEDVVVDGDLVTGRTGGHHAVFARRLMDEIVARSAAKEAVNA; encoded by the coding sequence ATGCCTGAACCTCGCTTGACGGGCAAGAAGATCGCGATTCTGATGGAATCGGACTTCTACGAGCCCGAAATCTTGTACTACAAAAGCCGCTTCGCCGAAGAAGGCGCCGAAGTCCACTTCGTGACGCGCCTGTGGGGCCAGCCGGGACTCACGTTCCAAGGGCACGAGCACCGCATGCCCTTTTACGTCGACAAGAGCTTCGAGGACATGAGCGACGAGGACTTGCGCTCGTACGCCGCCGTGATCGTTCCGGCCGGATTCGTATCCGACCGACTTCGGTACACGCCGGACGTGACGCAACCGTCGCCCGCCGTGGCGTTTCTTCGTCGGGCGTTCGCCGAGCCGAGCATCGTGAAGGGCGTCATCTGCCACGGCCTGTGGCTCGTGGCGTGGGCGCCCGACCTCGTGCGCGGACGCCGCCTCACGACGCACAACAACCTCTTCGCGGACGCGATGAACATGGGCGCTCTCTACGAAAACGAGGACGTCGTCGTGGACGGCGACCTCGTGACGGGCCGGACGGGCGGGCACCACGCGGTGTTCGCGCGCCGCCTCATGGACGAGATCGTGGCGCGAAGCGCGGCGAAGGAAGCGGTGAACGCGTGA
- a CDS encoding GMC family oxidoreductase, whose translation MTARQEFDYIVVGTGAGGSVLANRLSEDASARVLVLEGGTRDVPDNVHIPSLWYTLLGSAVDYGYTTVPQPGLGGRQVYEPRGRLIGGSSNFYIMMHIRGHASDYDNWAYNGAPGWSYQDVLPYFKKLEDQEDDTSPWAGHGGMIRLQNAGLHGPNPTSQAFIDAGLELGYPRTEDFNGPQMDGVGWHHVNIKDGQRHGALRAYLLPALERPNLTLLTDAPATRLLFEGKRCIGVEYDRGGERQQAFASAEVIVCGGAIESPKLLMLSGIGHPDQLGAHGIDTVAALPGVGENFHNHVLTGVIQECGPAVPPPNQNLSEAALFLRSDRGWPAPDLQIAFVHVPFNIIVGQGHPNSVSILPGVVRPLSRGWIRLASADPLAKPLVNPNYLGVEADLERLVLAVKISRDLFATRALSGWVKDELMPGADVRTDEQLRAWVKQTADSYHHQAGSCKMGLDDLSVVGPDLRVHGVQGLRIADASVMPAVPSGNCHAGIVMIAEKCADLIKGVKIKTAEAASHA comes from the coding sequence ATGACCGCACGCCAAGAATTCGACTACATCGTCGTCGGGACCGGCGCGGGCGGAAGCGTCCTCGCCAATCGCCTCAGTGAGGACGCCTCGGCGCGCGTCCTCGTGCTGGAGGGCGGCACGCGCGACGTGCCCGACAACGTGCACATCCCAAGCCTGTGGTACACCCTGCTCGGCTCGGCCGTGGACTACGGTTACACCACGGTGCCGCAACCGGGACTCGGGGGACGCCAAGTCTACGAACCGCGCGGACGCCTCATCGGAGGCTCGTCGAACTTCTACATCATGATGCACATTCGCGGGCACGCCTCGGATTACGACAACTGGGCGTACAACGGCGCGCCCGGCTGGAGTTACCAAGACGTCTTGCCGTACTTCAAGAAGCTCGAAGACCAAGAGGACGACACGAGTCCCTGGGCCGGGCACGGCGGCATGATTCGGCTGCAAAACGCAGGCTTGCACGGCCCCAATCCCACCTCGCAGGCCTTCATCGACGCGGGGCTCGAGCTCGGCTATCCGCGAACCGAGGACTTCAACGGTCCGCAGATGGACGGCGTGGGATGGCATCACGTCAACATCAAGGACGGCCAGCGGCACGGCGCTCTGCGCGCCTACCTCCTGCCCGCCCTCGAACGTCCGAACCTCACGCTCCTCACGGACGCGCCCGCCACGCGCCTGCTCTTCGAAGGCAAGCGCTGCATCGGCGTGGAGTACGACCGTGGCGGCGAACGGCAGCAAGCGTTCGCGTCCGCCGAAGTCATCGTGTGCGGCGGCGCCATCGAATCGCCCAAGCTCCTGATGCTGTCCGGCATCGGCCATCCCGATCAACTGGGCGCGCACGGCATCGACACGGTCGCCGCCTTGCCCGGCGTCGGCGAGAACTTCCACAACCACGTCCTGACCGGCGTGATCCAAGAGTGCGGTCCGGCCGTTCCGCCTCCCAACCAGAACTTGTCCGAAGCGGCGCTGTTCTTGCGCTCCGATCGCGGCTGGCCCGCGCCGGACTTGCAAATCGCGTTCGTGCACGTGCCCTTCAACATCATCGTGGGACAAGGCCACCCGAACTCGGTCAGCATCCTGCCGGGCGTCGTCCGACCGCTATCGCGCGGCTGGATTCGCCTCGCGTCCGCCGATCCCCTCGCCAAGCCCCTCGTGAACCCCAACTACCTCGGCGTCGAAGCCGACTTGGAACGTCTCGTGCTCGCCGTGAAGATTTCGCGCGACTTGTTCGCCACGCGCGCGCTGAGCGGATGGGTGAAAGACGAGTTGATGCCGGGCGCGGACGTCCGAACGGACGAGCAACTGCGCGCCTGGGTGAAGCAAACCGCCGACTCGTACCACCACCAGGCGGGCTCGTGCAAGATGGGCCTCGACGACCTCAGCGTCGTCGGTCCGGACTTGCGCGTGCACGGCGTGCAAGGCTTGCGCATCGCCGACGCGTCCGTGATGCCGGCGGTGCCCAGCGGCAACTGCCACGCGGGCATCGTGATGATCGCCGAGAAGTGCGCCGACCTCATCAAGGGCGTCAAAATCAAGACCGCGGAGGCTGCCTCTCATGCCTGA
- a CDS encoding ester cyclase: MEIDTVSSVISSNAPGVLRGVLRRLLEDAWGRADVSAIRDGMVPNLVNHNPMPGTTSDRDGYEQAVRMFHEGLTITSMVMRHQLVDGDLAVDHWEGEGVHTGNFAGIPATGKTLKLRGLGIGRFENGLIVERWGQMNMMDVLQQLDVIPGGGEAQPPLDLPIVEGRVTTPEENKAAVRRLTEEVWNQGRTDVIPEIYHDLSVAPDVPQLPVGPAGTRFAVETFRTAFPDFHMTIEHLLAEGDFVVARFRQQGTHRGDLFGIPPTGHEVDFEEIALLQFADGKVIGTWYETDMMTLMSQLGVGPAREETVTQTQESNENTSASTRDVIDAYYRLANAGDWSAWCDLFTDDLVMDEQLAGHIETLATLRPMMDGMGTAYSRFQNVPRHIIVSENEAAVVSHISALAAKYPDRPIEAEVMNYFRLRDGKIAYMANFHDSVPFKPFLDQLSGGEA, from the coding sequence ATGGAAATCGATACAGTCTCCTCGGTCATTTCGTCCAACGCTCCAGGCGTCCTGCGCGGCGTGCTTCGCCGCTTGCTAGAGGACGCTTGGGGCCGGGCGGACGTCTCGGCGATTCGTGACGGGATGGTACCGAACCTCGTCAATCACAACCCCATGCCGGGCACGACGTCCGACCGCGACGGATACGAGCAGGCCGTTCGGATGTTCCACGAGGGCCTCACGATCACGTCCATGGTGATGCGTCACCAACTCGTCGACGGCGATCTGGCCGTCGACCACTGGGAAGGCGAAGGCGTTCATACCGGGAACTTCGCGGGCATTCCCGCCACGGGCAAGACGCTGAAGTTGCGGGGACTCGGCATCGGCCGCTTCGAGAACGGCTTGATCGTCGAACGCTGGGGCCAGATGAACATGATGGACGTGCTGCAGCAACTCGACGTGATTCCCGGCGGCGGCGAGGCGCAACCCCCGCTCGACTTGCCGATCGTGGAGGGCCGCGTCACGACCCCCGAGGAAAACAAGGCGGCCGTGCGCCGTCTCACGGAGGAAGTCTGGAATCAGGGAAGAACGGACGTGATTCCGGAAATCTACCACGATCTCTCCGTGGCGCCCGACGTGCCGCAACTTCCGGTTGGGCCCGCCGGAACTCGATTCGCCGTGGAGACGTTCCGCACGGCCTTCCCGGACTTTCACATGACGATCGAACACCTCCTCGCCGAGGGTGACTTCGTCGTCGCGCGCTTTCGTCAGCAAGGAACGCACCGAGGCGATTTGTTCGGCATTCCGCCGACGGGCCACGAGGTGGACTTCGAGGAGATCGCCTTGCTGCAATTCGCCGACGGCAAGGTGATCGGCACGTGGTACGAGACCGACATGATGACCTTGATGAGCCAACTCGGCGTTGGCCCCGCTCGGGAGGAGACCGTGACGCAGACCCAGGAATCCAACGAGAACACGAGCGCCTCGACGCGCGACGTGATCGACGCTTACTACCGCCTCGCGAACGCCGGGGACTGGTCCGCGTGGTGCGACCTGTTCACGGACGACCTCGTGATGGACGAGCAACTCGCCGGCCACATCGAGACCTTGGCGACCCTGAGGCCGATGATGGACGGCATGGGAACGGCGTACAGCCGATTCCAGAACGTTCCGCGCCACATCATCGTTTCCGAAAACGAAGCGGCGGTCGTGTCGCACATTTCCGCGCTCGCCGCGAAGTACCCGGATCGGCCCATCGAGGCCGAAGTCATGAACTACTTCCGTCTTCGCGACGGCAAGATCGCCTACATGGCAAACTTCCACGACAGCGTTCCCTTCAAGCCCTTCCTCGACCAGCTGTCCGGGGGCGAAGCATGA